The following coding sequences lie in one Rutidosis leptorrhynchoides isolate AG116_Rl617_1_P2 chromosome 4, CSIRO_AGI_Rlap_v1, whole genome shotgun sequence genomic window:
- the LOC139843969 gene encoding E3 ubiquitin-protein ligase BOI-like, giving the protein MAVEAQYPSNIIQSQSQSQSQSQPFLLLVDHPSPTNYNYNNHILFTDFPVVNSADSRKRRRETDMNQFMSLLQHPQQQQQFHNQNVDVSTGLRLSFNDHQHLQHQHSLSSQSSVLSLLSQDLTAQITHQRDDMEHLIHTQGEELRRMLASKRQMHNHALLRTVEELISRRMRDKDAEAEKAARRNLELQARAAHLSTEAQVWQARANAQEAEAVALQSQLQDAIVSGRRSLAQEDELGIGCAGGDAEDCESAYIDPERVVLASGPGCKACGKRVASVVLLPCRHLCVCTECDGVVSACPLCLSFRSSSIEVYM; this is encoded by the exons atgGCTGTTGAAGCTCAATACCCATCAAATATTatacaatcacaatcacaatcacaatcacaatcacaaCCCTTTCTTCTTCTCGTTGATCATCCATCTCCaacaaattataattataataatcacaTCTTATTCACCGATTTCCCAg TTGTAAATAGTGCTGAttcaagaaaaagaagaagagaaacAGATATGAATCAATTCATGTCACTTCTTCAACatcctcaacaacaacaacaatttcatAATCAAAACGTCGACGTTTCCACCGGTCTTCGGTTATCTTTTAACGACCACCAACACTTACAACACCAACATTCTCTTTCTTCACAATCCTCTGTTTTATCTTTATTATCTCAAGATTTAACAGCGCAAATTACACACCAACGTGATGACATGGAGCATCTCATTCACACCCAG ggtgaaGAGCTCCGGCGCATGTTAGCAAGTAAAAGACAAATGCACAATCATGCACTGCTCCGGACGGTGGAGGAGTTGATATCACGGCGGATGAGAGACAAAGACGCGGAGGCGGAGAAAGCTGCCCGGCGTAATCTAGAGTTACAGGCACGAGCGGCGCATCTTAGCACGGAGGCGCAGGTTTGGCAAGCGAGAGCAAATGCACAAGAAGCAGAAGCTGTGGCGTTGCAATCGCAGCTGCAGGATGCTATCGTGAGCGGGAGGCGTAGTCTAGCACAAGAGGATGAGTTAGGGATAGGATGCGCCGGAGGTGATGCGGAGGATTGCGAGTCTGCGTACATTGACCCGGAACGAGTTGTGTTAGCGAGTGGACCTGGTTGTAAAGCTTGTGGGAAACGAGTTGCCTCAGTGGTGTTATTACCGTGTCGACATTTATGTGTTTGTACAGAGTGCGACGGTGTCGTTTCAGCATGCCCATTGTGTCTTTCTTTTAGGAGCTCAAGCATTGAAGTTTACATGTGA
- the LOC139904543 gene encoding blue copper protein 1b-like: MAVSCYTIVFIATLTVLVTSISAKEYIVGDANGWSLDYDYQIWAKDKVFFVGDTLVFNYPPGAHNVVKVNATDFQKCTTSSSNGILTSGSDVITLLTPGVKWYICGVGKHCEVKKMKLVITVLPQNLAVAPSPTATSASIKSTVPLIYGFLATLFGSLLLI; encoded by the exons ATGGCCGTGTCATGTTACACCATCGTCTTCATAGCAACACTTACTGTTCTAGTGACTTCAATTTCCGCAAAGGAATACATTGTTGGTGACGCAAATGGTTGGTCTCTCGACTACGATTATCAAATTTGGGCCAAGGATAAAGTTTTCTTCGTTGGAGATACACTTg TATTCAATTATCCACCTGGTGCCCACAATGTGGTGAAAGTAAATGCCACTGATTTCCAAAAATGTACCACTTCATCTTCCAATGGAATCTTGACAAGTGGAAGTGACGTCATCACCCTTCTAACCCCGGGTGTAAAATGGTACATTTGTGGTGTTGGGAAGCACTGTGAGGTAAAAAAGATGAAGCTTGTGATCACGGTTCTACCACAAAATTTGGCTGTGGCTCCAAGTCCCACAGCGACATCAGCATCTATCAAATCAACAGTACCTCTGATATATGGATTTCTTGCGACACTTTTCGGAAGTCTTCTATTGATTTAG